One Primulina tabacum isolate GXHZ01 chromosome 10, ASM2559414v2, whole genome shotgun sequence DNA segment encodes these proteins:
- the LOC142505902 gene encoding photosystem I chlorophyll a/b-binding protein 6, chloroplastic-like isoform X2 gives MALSVASSSFSSFPKREVHRRSFPEKITMWLQPNRSRLNATKGVSSICEPLPPDRPLWFPGSSPPEWLDGSLPGDFGFDPLGLGSDPELLKWFAQAELMHGRWAMLAVAGILIPEWLESLGFIENFSWYDAGAQEYFADPKTLLFVQLVLMGWVEGRRWADILNPGCVDIEPTLPHKTKPKPDVGYPGGLWFDPLMWGRGSPEPVMVLRTKEIKNGRLAMLAFVGFCFQAVYTGQGPLENLAAHIADPGHCNIFSAFRMQ, from the exons ATGGCTCTGTCAGTTGCTTCTTCTTCATTCTCAAGCTTTCCAAAAAG GGAAGTACATAGAAGATCTTTCCCAGAAAAGATTACAATGTGGTTGCAGCCGAATCGAAGCCGTTTAAATGCTACCAAAGGTGTGTCCAGCATCTGCGAACCGCTTCCTCCCGATAGGCCATTGTGGTTCCCTGGAAGTTCACCCCCTGAGTGGCTTGATGGAAG TCTTCCAGGAGATTTTGGCTTTGATCCGCTTGGATTAG GATCTGATCCTGAGCTGCTCAAATGGTTTGCACAAGCCGAGCTGATGCACGGTAGGTGGGCGATGCTTGCAGTTGCTGGAATCCTCATCCCCGAGTGGCTGGAAAGTCTCGGATTCATAGAGAACTTCTCGTGGTACGATGCTGGTGCTCAAGAATACTTCGCGGATCCGAAAACCTTATTGTTTGTCCAGTTGGTCTTGATGGGGTGGGTCGAGGGGCGGAGATGGGCTGATATTTTGAACCCTGGATGTGTCGACATTGAACCGACGTTGCCACATAAGACTAAGCCGAAGCCTGACGTTGGATACCCTGGTGGATTGTGGTTTGATCCGCTTATGTGGGGAAGAGGGTCGCCAGAGCCAGTGATGGTATTGAGGACTAAAGAGATCAAGAATGGGAGACTGGCAATGCTGGCTTTTGTCGGCTTCTGTTTTCAGGCTGTATATACTGGGCAAGGCCCCTTGGAGAACTTGGCGGCACACATTGCAGATCCTGGTCATTGCAACATTTTTTCG GCTTTTAGAATGCAATAG
- the LOC142504898 gene encoding uncharacterized protein LOC142504898 gives MDGRPVRNNRNPRYENRNNNRNNAENEGNLPPPPPPGLGLSQVDLMAIATIVTNTIQGLGNTNANGNPPPPGPPAHGVKYHYESLRKNRTQTFKEDPDPEVAQSWLKNIETQLRLLEIPNEFKVDVVTPFLEESATKWWETVSPALTANGPITWQQFREAFLKQYYPAKVRLQKLSEFENFTQTLDMSVVEYTPKFNSLGTYAPTIMADDTLKMHRFRRGLNSRIQSALAVYQPTSFADLVGAAIRAETDIKHRED, from the exons ATGGACGGAAGACCGGTACGAAACAACCGCAACCCGCGCTACGAAAATCGTAACAACAATCGGAATAACGCCGAAAATGAAGGGAATCTACCTCCGCCACCACCACCAGGATTGGGCCTAAGTCAAGTTGACTTAATGGCCATAGCAACTATTGTGACCAATACCATCCAAGGGTTGGGTAACACAAACGCCAATGGCAATCCGCCACCACCAG GACCTCCAGCACATGGGGTTAAGTACCACTATGAGTCTCTACGAAAGAATCGCACTCAAACATTCAAAGAAGACCCGGACCCCGAAGTTGCCCAAAGTTGGCTAAAAAATATTGAGACCCAACTCCGCTTACTCGAGATTCCCAACGAGTTCAAGGTGGATGTGGTAACACCATTTTTAGAAGAAAGCGCAACCAAATGGTGGGAGACAGTCTCACCAGCTTTGACAGCAAATGGACCAATCACATGGCAACAGTTTCGAGAGGCATTCTTGAAACAGTACTACCCGGCTAAAGTGAGATTACAGAAGTTgagtgaatttgaaaatttcactcAAACTTTGGATATGTCTGTGGTGGAGTATACTCcaaagttcaactctcttggaACCTATGCCCCCACGATTATGGCTGATGATACcttgaaaatgcatcggttcAGGCGTGGTCTGAATAGCCGTATCCAGTCAGCTTTAGCAGTTTACCAACCCACGAGCTTTGCTGATCTAGTGGGCGCAGCAATAAGAGCCGAGACAGACATCAAGCACCGGGAGGATTAG
- the LOC142505902 gene encoding photosystem I chlorophyll a/b-binding protein 6, chloroplastic-like isoform X1, whose protein sequence is MALSVASSSFSSFPKREVWRKPLPEKIGKWLQPKQIRLSATKGVSSVCEPHRPLWLSGSSSTPEWLDGKEVHRRSFPEKITMWLQPNRSRLNATKGVSSICEPLPPDRPLWFPGSSPPEWLDGSLPGDFGFDPLGLGSDPELLKWFAQAELMHGRWAMLAVAGILIPEWLESLGFIENFSWYDAGAQEYFADPKTLLFVQLVLMGWVEGRRWADILNPGCVDIEPTLPHKTKPKPDVGYPGGLWFDPLMWGRGSPEPVMVLRTKEIKNGRLAMLAFVGFCFQAVYTGQGPLENLAAHIADPGHCNIFSAFRMQ, encoded by the exons ATGGCTCTGTCAGTTGCTTCTTCTTCATTCTCAAGCTTTCCAAAAAG ggAAGTGTGGAGAAAACCTCTCCCAGAGAAGATAGGAAAATGGTTGCAGCCGAAACAGATCCGTTTGAGCGCTACGAAAGGCGTTTCCAGCGTCTGCGAACCGCATAGGCCGCTGTGGCTAAGTGGAAGTTCATCGACCCCCGAGTGGCTAGATGGAAA GGAAGTACATAGAAGATCTTTCCCAGAAAAGATTACAATGTGGTTGCAGCCGAATCGAAGCCGTTTAAATGCTACCAAAGGTGTGTCCAGCATCTGCGAACCGCTTCCTCCCGATAGGCCATTGTGGTTCCCTGGAAGTTCACCCCCTGAGTGGCTTGATGGAAG TCTTCCAGGAGATTTTGGCTTTGATCCGCTTGGATTAG GATCTGATCCTGAGCTGCTCAAATGGTTTGCACAAGCCGAGCTGATGCACGGTAGGTGGGCGATGCTTGCAGTTGCTGGAATCCTCATCCCCGAGTGGCTGGAAAGTCTCGGATTCATAGAGAACTTCTCGTGGTACGATGCTGGTGCTCAAGAATACTTCGCGGATCCGAAAACCTTATTGTTTGTCCAGTTGGTCTTGATGGGGTGGGTCGAGGGGCGGAGATGGGCTGATATTTTGAACCCTGGATGTGTCGACATTGAACCGACGTTGCCACATAAGACTAAGCCGAAGCCTGACGTTGGATACCCTGGTGGATTGTGGTTTGATCCGCTTATGTGGGGAAGAGGGTCGCCAGAGCCAGTGATGGTATTGAGGACTAAAGAGATCAAGAATGGGAGACTGGCAATGCTGGCTTTTGTCGGCTTCTGTTTTCAGGCTGTATATACTGGGCAAGGCCCCTTGGAGAACTTGGCGGCACACATTGCAGATCCTGGTCATTGCAACATTTTTTCG GCTTTTAGAATGCAATAG